GCTGGTTCGGTTGAGGATCTGGAGCTGGATGATGTGCTCAAGACGGGCTACCTTGGCATCCGCTGTGTTGAGGCGGGTGGTCCTGAGCCTGGTGTTGGCTGCGCTGGTCGCGGTGTTATCACGGCCATCAACTTCCTGGAAGAGGAAGGCGCCTACGAAGAAGACCTGGATTTCGTTTCCTACGACGTTCTGGGTGACGTAGTGTGTGGTGGTTTCGCCATGCCCATCCGCGAAGGCAAAGCTCAGGAGATCTACATTGTCGCTTCCGGCGAGATGATGGCCATGTACGCGGCCAACAACATCTCCCGCGGTATTCTGAAGTACGCCAACTCCGGCGGGGTTCGCCTGGCGGGTCTGATCTGTAACGAGCGCAAGACTGACCGCGAAGCTGAGTTGCTGAGTGCTCTGGCCCAGCGTCTGTCCACGACGATGATTCACTTCGTACCCCGCGACAACGTGGTCCAGCACGCGGAACTGCGCCGCATGACCGTTGTGGAATACGATCCTGCCTGCAAGCAGGCCGACGAGTACCGTACCCTGGCCAAAAAGATTGTTGACAACACGAACTTCGTCATCCCCACTCCCGTCAGCATGGAAGAGCTGGAAGAGCTGCTGATGGAATTCGGTATCATGCAACCTGACGATGCGCAAATTGTGGGAAAAGCGAAAACAGCTACTGCCTGAGGAGGACGAAATGTCAGTTGTAGATAAAGAACAATCCCAGGCGCTGATCGAGGAGATTCTGCAGGAATATCCGGAAAAGGCCCTGAAAAGTCGCAAGAAGCATATGACGGTGGTGGAGCCGGGCGCAGATGAAAAGTGCGGCGTCAGCTCCAACCGTAAGAGTATTCCCGGTGTCATGACCATTCGCGGCTGCGCCTACGCTGGCTCCAAGGGCGTGGTGTGGGGGCCGGTGAAGGACATGCTGACCATCAGTCACGGCCCGGTGGGTTGTGGCCAGTACTCCTGGGCCACCCGCCGCAACTACTATACCGGCATCACGGGCGTTGACTCCTTCGGTGCCATGCAGATCACCTCGGATTTCCAGGAGCGCGATATCGTCTTCGGCGGCGACAAGAAGCTGGAGAAGCTCGTGGATGAGCTGGAAGAGATGTTCCCCCTCAGCCGTGGCATCAGCATTCAGTCCGAGTGCCCCATTGGCCTGATCGGTGATGACATTGAGGCGGTCTCCCGCAAAAAGGCTGAGGAAATCGGCAAGCCCGTTGTTCCCGTGCGCTGCGAAGGTTTCCGTGGCGTGAGTCAGTCCCTTGGCCACCACATTGCCAACGATGCTCTGCGCGACTGGATCTACGAAAAA
This portion of the Desulfurispirillum indicum S5 genome encodes:
- the nifH gene encoding nitrogenase iron protein, encoding MARLRQIAFYGKGGIGKSTTSQNTIAAMAEMGQKVMIVGCDPKADSTRLILHAKAQSTVMEMAAEAGSVEDLELDDVLKTGYLGIRCVEAGGPEPGVGCAGRGVITAINFLEEEGAYEEDLDFVSYDVLGDVVCGGFAMPIREGKAQEIYIVASGEMMAMYAANNISRGILKYANSGGVRLAGLICNERKTDREAELLSALAQRLSTTMIHFVPRDNVVQHAELRRMTVVEYDPACKQADEYRTLAKKIVDNTNFVIPTPVSMEELEELLMEFGIMQPDDAQIVGKAKTATA